The following nucleotide sequence is from Candidatus Hydrogenedentota bacterium.
TTGGTACGCTTTTCGTTCGGATCGGGGGACCGCGTCAAGGTCTTGGTTCAAGACCCGGGCCACGAATTCCGGCAATTCGGTGGGCGAGCCGGCCACCGGCACGCCCGCGCGGTTGAGCGCGGCGATTTTGTCCGCCGCCGAACCGGAGGATCCCATGACGATCGCGCCGGCGTGGCCCATTCGCTTGCCCGGCGGGGCCGTCTGACCGGCGATGAACGCCACGACGGGCTTGGACATGTGCTGCTCGATGAAGCGGGCGGCGGTTTCTTCGTCGCTGCCGCCGATTTCTCCGATCAGGACCACCGCGTCGGTCGCCGGGTCGTTTTCGAAGGCTTCAAGGCACGCGACGAAATCCGTGCCGATGATCGGATCGCCGCCGATGCCCACGCAGGTCGTCTGGCCCATGCCCGCCTGCGTCAGCGCCCAGATGGCCTCGTAGGTCAGGGTGCCGGAACGCGAGACGACGCCCACATTTCCGGGCGTGACCAACGATCCGGGCATGATGCCCACCTTGCACTCGCCCGGCGTGATCAGGCCGGGGCAATTGGGGCCGATCAGCCGAACACCCGCCGCACGGACCCGCGCATACACGCGCATCATCTCGTTCGCCGGGATGCCTTCCGTGATGCAGACAATCAACTTGATCCCGGCATCCACGGCTTCGTACATGGCGTCCGCGGCCAGCGCCGGAGGAACGTAAATTGCCGTCGCGTCAATGCTGAACCGCGCGGCCGCCTCTTCGACCGTGTTGAACACGGGGATGCCGTCCACCAGCGTGCCGCCTTTGCCCGGCGTCACGCCGGCGGCTACCTTCGTCCCGTAGTTTTTCATTTGCCGCGCGTGGAAAGATCCGTCCCGGCCCGTAATGCCCTGAACCAAGACGCAAGTCTCCCTGTCAACGAAAATGGACATTATTTCCTCCGTTCCTGTGCGGAGTCCTGTGCGCGGGACATTTCGATGGCCTTTTTGACCACTTCGTCGAGGGATGGGGCGGTGGGCAGGCCGGTGTGCCTGAGAATGTCCGCCGCCGCGGCCTCGTTGGTGCCGGCCAGCCGAATCACGACGGGCACGGCGGGCTGGAACTGCCTGAACGCTTCCACGATTCCGGTGGCGACGTCGTCGCACCGCGTGATGCCGCCCAAGATATTGATTAGAATGGCGCGGACTTTCGGGTCCGACAAGATGATTTTGATGGCCGTCACGACTTTCTGGGGGTTCGAGGAACCGCCAATGTCGAGGAAATTCGCCGGTTCGCCGCCGTAGCGCTTCACGAGGTCCATGGTGGCCATGGCAAGCCCGGCCCCGTTGACGATACAGCCTATCGTTCCGCCCAGTTTTATGTAGGACAGCCCCGCTTCACGCGCTTCGGCTTCGGCCGGATCTTCCGCTTTGGGATCGCGCATGGAGGCAATGGCCGGCTGGCGGTACAACGCGTTGTCGTCTATGTTCATCTTGGCGTCGAGGGCGATAATCCTGCCTTCGGGATTGGCTATCAGCGGATTGATTTCGGCCAGGGAGGCGTCGCAATCCTCGAAAACGCCATAAAGTTTCAGAATGATATCGGCGGCCTGTTTGGCCAGCACGGGATCGTCGTAGAGGTAGTAGGCCAGCCTGCGTGCTTGGTAGGGATGTATTCCCTCGACAGGATCGATGTGCTGCCGTCGAATTTTCTCCGGCGTCCGGGCGGCCACGTCTTCGATATCCACACCGCCGGCGGACGATACCATGATCACGGGTTTCTTGGCGTTTCGGTCGAGTACGATACCCACGTACGATTCGGCGAGGGGCTTTTCCGCTGTGGTTACCAGCACCTCATGGACCGGAAGCCCCTTGATAGTCATGCCCAGAATTTTTTCGGCTTGGGCGCGGGCTGTTTCCGGGTCGTCGGCAAACAGGATCCCGCCGGCCTTGCCGCGTCCCCCGACATGCACTTGGGCCTTGACGACGACCGGCTTGCCGATTCGGCGAGCGATAACCTCGGCTTCCCCGGGGGTTGCAGCGATATCCCCCTCGGTGACCGGTATGCCGTGTCCGGCAAAAATCTGTTTCGCGTTGTGTTCATGAATAACCATCGCGGGATCGCATAAGCAATCTTGGGGCCAACGCCGGAAAGACCGTTATGGATTCGGTTTATAAGAGCATAACTTATTTTTCAAAAAAGACTTACAGACGTTTTTGATATGGCAGGGCATGGCAAGCGTTCCAAGACAACGGCCTGTTCCTTACGGAACTCCGCAAGGTGTTTGCGGAATGGCGTAAACGGAGGGTAATCGGTTTTCGGCCGTCGAATTTCGGTTCTATTATTTCGTTTCGGAGGGTGTGTCGCCGTTATCAGGGGCTTGAGGCGATTGCCCCAAAGTGCGAATGCCGTGCTTGGCGAGTTTGTCCCGGAAGGTGGACAATTTCATGCCAAGGCTTGCGGCGGCGCGGCTTTGATTCCCGCCGGTTTTTTTCAGCGCTTCGATGAGGAGGGAGCGTTCGTTGGACTCGATGGCTTTCTTGAAGGATTGCGGATGGCCATTTTCCTGCGGCGACTCCAGGTTGCCGCATCGGATTTCAGGGGGGAGATCCTGGCAGCCGACTTCAAGCCGGTTGCCCAGTCGCAAGAGTACGCGCCTGACGACGTTTTGCAGTTCGCGGACATTGCCCGGCCATGAATAGTCCCATAAAACACTCAGGGCCTCGTCGTTCATTTTGGGCGGGGTCTCCTGCGTGCTGTACAGTTTCAGGAAATGGTCCGCCAGCAGCGGGATGTCCTCGCGCCGGTCCCGCAGGGGGGGGATCCAGATGGGAAACACGTTGAGCCGGTAAAACAGGTCGCTGCGAAACGCGCTGTCGGCCACGCGCTTGCGCAGGTCCACCTTCGAGGCGGCGATAATCCGCACGTCGGCCTGAATCGAGGCGACGCCGCCGACGCGTTCATAGGGGTGGCCTTCCAAGACACGGAGCAATTTCACCTGGATGCCCATCGGCACGTCGTCTATTTCGTCCAGGAACAAGGTGCCCTTGTCCGCCAGTTCGAAACGGCCCGGCTTGCTGTCAATAGCCCCGGTGAACGAGCCGCGTTCGTGTCCGAACAGTTCGCTTTCCATCAACTGTTCCGAGAGCGCCGCGCAGCTTACCCGCACGAAGGGATTTTTTTTGCGCGCGCCGCGCCGGTGAATGGCCGTGGCAAACATTTCCTTGCCGGTTCCCGTTTCGCCCCAGAGGAGAACCGGCACATCGCAGGCGACGGCGATGTCGAGCAGTTCGAAGGTGTTTTTCATGGCGGGGCTTGTGCCGATGATCTCGCCGTGATGGGTGGCCTTGGCCAGTTCGGCCTTGAGCGAGGCGTTTTCGCGCTTGAGCGCGTGCATTTTGGCGATTTTTTCGAGGATTAGGATGAGTTTCGTGCTTTCAAAGGGTTTCGTGATGTAGTCGAATGCGCCCTGTTTCATGGCCTGTACGGCATTTTCCACCGAGGCATAGGCCGTAATCATGATGACTTCGGTGTCGGGCCAGCGCCGCTTGATTTCCGACATGAAGACGATCCCGTCCATGGCTTTCATGCGCAGATCGGTCACCACCACGTCGAAACGTTCGGCCTGCAAGTGGACCAGTCCTTCCTCGGCGCAGGCGGCCACGTCGGTTTCATACCCCGCCTCGACCAAGTCGTCGCGCAGGGCGGTCCGTTTGATGCGTTCGTCGTCCACCAGGAGAATTTTCATGCTGAAAACGCCCTTTCGTTGCCGACGGTTTGATCCCAGGCATCCGCGGCCGGCAAGTAGACATGAAACACGGCGCCTTTTCCCACGGTTGACTCCACTTCGATTGTGCCGGAATGAACCTCGACAATTTCCCTGACGATGGCCAGCCCAAGCCCGGTTCCCTTTCCCGGGTCCTTTGTCGTGTAAAAGGCATCGAATATCCTGGGCAGGTGTTCGGGCGCAATTCCACATCCGTTGTCTTCAACGTCAACGCGGACGCGCGGCATTCCCGCGGGCGCCGGATCGGTCCGCACACGAAACGTCAGCGTGCCGCGGGCCATGGCGCCTGCATCCGGAGGCGCGCCCTCCTCGATGGCAGACAATCCGTTCAAGGCCAGGTTGAGAAAAGCCTGTTCCATATAATAGCGATCGCACATTATCGCCGGGATGTCGTCGGGAACGTCCATTTCGATTTCGATCGCCTTCTGGCGCGCCATGACACGAATCAAAGCGGCAACGTTTTCGAGGATGGCGCCGGCGTGTTCCGGTTTCAAATTCATTCCGCGCTGCTGGGAATAGTCCAGCAGCCGTTGAATCACGCCCGAAACGCGACGGAGCGCATGCTTCATCATGTCGAGATAATCCAGATTTTGCGAAAGGTTCGCCGGGTCGCGCTGCAGGCGTTCGAGACAACTCAATACGCCGTCCAAGGGGTTGTTGATTTCGTGGGCGACTCCCGCCGCGAACTGGCCGATGGACGCCAGGCGGTCCGCGCGAAGAATGCGGCGCCGCGACTCCTCCAGACCTTCCGTCATCCGGTTGAACGCCACGGCCAGGCGGCCCAGTTCGTCGTCGGAATCAACGGGAGCGCGCACGCTGAAATCGCCTTTTGCGACGATTTTGGTGGCCTCGAGCAGGGCGTTGATGGGTTTTCCGAGGACGTAGGTCAGCAGCAGGGCTGAACAGACCGACGCCAGCAGGCACAAACCCATGCCGACCAGAATGGCGCGGTTGACTGTCGCGAGATCACGCCCCAGCCGCTTGTCGCCCACCCCCAAGCGGACGGAGGCGCGGCTTCCGTCGCCGATCGGCACGGTCACTTCGAGGACTAGCCCCTCGGAACGCCGGTAGGCCCGAAGCCCTCCCGACGGCAGGACCACCTGCGGTTGCACTTCCAGCAATTCTTCGGGGATTTCCACCGGCGACAGGCTTTCATGGCACCGGGAGCAGAGATCGCCGTTTTGTTGGGCCAGATCGGGTGGCGCCTCGCGCGGGAAGGTAAATCCGTGCGACAGGAGGGTTCCTTCGGCATCCTGCACGACGATATAGCGAACGCTTGGAAAGGCGGTCATCGTCTCGTTCAACGCTTGGTCCATGACTGATTTTTGATTGAGGTCGGCGGATTCGAGGCGGGCCGACAAGGAAAGCGCCACCGACAACGCCATTTCCCCGCGCACCTGATAGTGCGCGTCGAAGACACTGCGCCGCATGACGTAAAAGGCAATCGTGGCAAACAGAATGCTAATCAGCAGACCTATGCCGAAAACCTTTACATACAGGGGCACTGATACCAAGCGCCAACGAAGACGCTTGGCCGCGATGACGGGATTTCGCAGAATCACGCCGGACGATGCCTTCCGGTTGGTTTTTCATTTTTTATCATAAGCGACAGTATTGTGGCAATGACAGCAGAAAAAGTCAATAACCAGACAATGATATGCGAAAATCCGGTTTATGGGTTGCGGATTTCCGTAAGCCCAAGGATAGATCGTGGAAGAAGAAATTCGTGCGCGTCGGAGCGCTTCCAATGTAATTCATTGTCTTTTAGGATCTTACACCTATTGCTTTTTTGGCTGGTTTTTTTATGAAAATTGGCGTCACTCTTGCTTGGAGAGGTTGGCATAACCTTCCTTGTTGCCGGGTTGTGCCTGGATTTGGAAAAGGCAGATATGGTGAATAGCCTTTCTGCAGGGCTGAACGTGATTGTCGGATTGATATTCCAACACATACAGGAGAAACGGCGCCCATGAAGAACAATGTGAAATTGACGGTGGACGGACAGGAACACGAGTTTCCGGTTATCGAGGGTTCGGAAGGCGAGCGTGCGATGGACATATCGTCCTTGCGCGACAAGACGGGCCTCGTGACCTACGATCCGGGGTATGCCAACACGGCGTCGTGCAAAAGCGATATAACTTTCGTGGACGGCGACAAGGGCATTTTGCGGTACCGGGGCTATCCGATCGAGGAACTGGCGGTTCGTGCAAAATTTCCCGCGGTAGCGCATCTTCTCATTTACGGGCATCTGCCCAACCGGGAACAGTCCGCCGAGTGGCGCCGCAAACTGACGCTGAACAGTTATATTCACGAGGATCTGCTCAAGTTCTTCGAGGGGTTCCCGCCGCAGGCGCATCCCATGGCCATTTTGTCGGCCATGGTGGCGTCGCTTTCCGCTTATTACCCTCATTTCGACAGCGAGGAGGAAACGGATCTCAACATTGTCCGTCTGTTGGCCCAAGCAAAGACCATCGCGGCATTTTCGTACAAAAAGTCCATCGGTCAGCCGCGCATCTATCCACGCACCGAATTCAGTTATGCCGCGAATTTCCTGCGGATGATGTTTGCGACGCCCGCCGAGGAATACGTGGTTCCGCCGGTCCTCGAAGAGGCGCTCAACATGCTGCTGATCGTCCATGCGGATCACGAGCAGAATTGCAGCACGTCCACCGTCCGAATGGCCTGCAGCAGCCGCACAAATCTCTTCTCGGCGGTGTCCGCGGGAATTTGCGCGTTGTGGGGACCGTTGCACGGCGGGGCCAACCAGGCCGTCATCGAAATGCTCGAAGGCATCCAGGCGGACGGGGGCAATTACCGGGTTTTCATCGATCGGGTCAAGCGGAAAGAGGCGTTGCTCATGGGTTTCGGTCACCGGGTCTACAAGAACCACGATCCGCGGTCGCGCATTCTGAAGGCGTCCATGGATAGAATCCTGAACGAACTGGGCATCCACGATCCGCTGGTGGAACTTGCCAAGAACATCGAGGAGATCGTGCTGGAAGACGATTTCTTCGTTTCGCGGAAACTGTATCCGAACGTGGACTTTTACAGCGGCATTATTTACCGGGCCATGGGCATTCCGACGAACATGTTCACGGTCATGTTTGCGTTGGGCCGCATTCCGGGTTGGATTGCGCATTGGCGCGAGATGCACCTGAACACCGGCGAAAAGATCCACCGGCCGAGGCAAATCTACACGGGATTGAACATGCGGCCGTTGCTGGGCCTGTATTCCGAGGATCAAACCGGCGCCAAGACCGGTGCAACCGCCAGGAGAAGAGCCAATGCCTGAGTATCCGCATATCAAAACGCCCGCCGGCGAGAAAATTACGTCGAAAAACGGCGTTCTGCAAACGCCCGACCACCCCATTCTGGCGTTTATCGAGGGCGACGGGATCGGTCCGGATATCTGGCGCGCTTCGCGTTTTGTGTTCGACGCCGCGGTGAAG
It contains:
- a CDS encoding sigma-54 dependent transcriptional regulator; this encodes MKILLVDDERIKRTALRDDLVEAGYETDVAACAEEGLVHLQAERFDVVVTDLRMKAMDGIVFMSEIKRRWPDTEVIMITAYASVENAVQAMKQGAFDYITKPFESTKLILILEKIAKMHALKRENASLKAELAKATHHGEIIGTSPAMKNTFELLDIAVACDVPVLLWGETGTGKEMFATAIHRRGARKKNPFVRVSCAALSEQLMESELFGHERGSFTGAIDSKPGRFELADKGTLFLDEIDDVPMGIQVKLLRVLEGHPYERVGGVASIQADVRIIAASKVDLRKRVADSAFRSDLFYRLNVFPIWIPPLRDRREDIPLLADHFLKLYSTQETPPKMNDEALSVLWDYSWPGNVRELQNVVRRVLLRLGNRLEVGCQDLPPEIRCGNLESPQENGHPQSFKKAIESNERSLLIEALKKTGGNQSRAAASLGMKLSTFRDKLAKHGIRTLGQSPQAPDNGDTPSETK
- the sucD gene encoding succinate--CoA ligase subunit alpha produces the protein MSIFVDRETCVLVQGITGRDGSFHARQMKNYGTKVAAGVTPGKGGTLVDGIPVFNTVEEAAARFSIDATAIYVPPALAADAMYEAVDAGIKLIVCITEGIPANEMMRVYARVRAAGVRLIGPNCPGLITPGECKVGIMPGSLVTPGNVGVVSRSGTLTYEAIWALTQAGMGQTTCVGIGGDPIIGTDFVACLEAFENDPATDAVVLIGEIGGSDEETAARFIEQHMSKPVVAFIAGQTAPPGKRMGHAGAIVMGSSGSAADKIAALNRAGVPVAGSPTELPEFVARVLNQDLDAVPRSERKAYQYA
- a CDS encoding citrate synthase, whose translation is MKNNVKLTVDGQEHEFPVIEGSEGERAMDISSLRDKTGLVTYDPGYANTASCKSDITFVDGDKGILRYRGYPIEELAVRAKFPAVAHLLIYGHLPNREQSAEWRRKLTLNSYIHEDLLKFFEGFPPQAHPMAILSAMVASLSAYYPHFDSEEETDLNIVRLLAQAKTIAAFSYKKSIGQPRIYPRTEFSYAANFLRMMFATPAEEYVVPPVLEEALNMLLIVHADHEQNCSTSTVRMACSSRTNLFSAVSAGICALWGPLHGGANQAVIEMLEGIQADGGNYRVFIDRVKRKEALLMGFGHRVYKNHDPRSRILKASMDRILNELGIHDPLVELAKNIEEIVLEDDFFVSRKLYPNVDFYSGIIYRAMGIPTNMFTVMFALGRIPGWIAHWREMHLNTGEKIHRPRQIYTGLNMRPLLGLYSEDQTGAKTGATARRRANA
- a CDS encoding ATP-binding protein is translated as MILRNPVIAAKRLRWRLVSVPLYVKVFGIGLLISILFATIAFYVMRRSVFDAHYQVRGEMALSVALSLSARLESADLNQKSVMDQALNETMTAFPSVRYIVVQDAEGTLLSHGFTFPREAPPDLAQQNGDLCSRCHESLSPVEIPEELLEVQPQVVLPSGGLRAYRRSEGLVLEVTVPIGDGSRASVRLGVGDKRLGRDLATVNRAILVGMGLCLLASVCSALLLTYVLGKPINALLEATKIVAKGDFSVRAPVDSDDELGRLAVAFNRMTEGLEESRRRILRADRLASIGQFAAGVAHEINNPLDGVLSCLERLQRDPANLSQNLDYLDMMKHALRRVSGVIQRLLDYSQQRGMNLKPEHAGAILENVAALIRVMARQKAIEIEMDVPDDIPAIMCDRYYMEQAFLNLALNGLSAIEEGAPPDAGAMARGTLTFRVRTDPAPAGMPRVRVDVEDNGCGIAPEHLPRIFDAFYTTKDPGKGTGLGLAIVREIVEVHSGTIEVESTVGKGAVFHVYLPAADAWDQTVGNERAFSA
- the sucC gene encoding ADP-forming succinate--CoA ligase subunit beta is translated as MVIHEHNAKQIFAGHGIPVTEGDIAATPGEAEVIARRIGKPVVVKAQVHVGGRGKAGGILFADDPETARAQAEKILGMTIKGLPVHEVLVTTAEKPLAESYVGIVLDRNAKKPVIMVSSAGGVDIEDVAARTPEKIRRQHIDPVEGIHPYQARRLAYYLYDDPVLAKQAADIILKLYGVFEDCDASLAEINPLIANPEGRIIALDAKMNIDDNALYRQPAIASMRDPKAEDPAEAEAREAGLSYIKLGGTIGCIVNGAGLAMATMDLVKRYGGEPANFLDIGGSSNPQKVVTAIKIILSDPKVRAILINILGGITRCDDVATGIVEAFRQFQPAVPVVIRLAGTNEAAAADILRHTGLPTAPSLDEVVKKAIEMSRAQDSAQERRK